From a single Brassica oleracea var. oleracea cultivar TO1000 chromosome C5, BOL, whole genome shotgun sequence genomic region:
- the LOC106295454 gene encoding mediator of RNA polymerase II transcription subunit 22b → MMMKNKAGGAGGGMSGSGEGAGPTAAAAAAALQKQKALLQRVETDITSVVDNFTQIVNVARVSDLPVKNSQEAYMMEMRASKMVQAADSILKLVSELKQTAIFSGFASLNDHVEQRIAEFDQEAEKTNRLLARIGDDASASLKELEAHYYSSAQRLTPDV, encoded by the exons ATGATGATGAAGAACAAAGCCGGTGGTGCGGGTGGCGGTATGTCCGGATCCGGTGAAGGAGCCGGACCAACGGCCGCAGCAGCCGCAGCAGCATTACAGAAGCAAAAGGCGTTATTACAGAGAGTAGAGACTGACATCACATCTGTCGTCGATAACTTCACCCAAATCGTCAATGTCGCGAGG GTGAGCGATCTTCCGGTGAAGAACTCGCAAGAAGCATACATGATGGAGATGCGAGCTTCTAAAATG GTTCAAGCAGCTGATTCTATTTTGAAGCTCGTATCGGAGCTGAAGCAAACAGCGATCTTCTCTGGATTTGCATCACTTAACGACCATGTCGAGCAAAGGATCGCAGAGTTTGATCAAGAGGCTGAGAAGACAAATCGACTGTTGGCTAGAATAGGCGATGATGCATCAGCGAGTCTTAAAGAGCTTGAGGCGCACTATTACTCTTCTGCTCAGAGGTTGACGCCAGACGTTTAA
- the LOC106295452 gene encoding serine/threonine-protein kinase RHS3: MLLKPGSKAVSPKKSLHRDSASTSQQQSSKDMEKQFDQKTKKVEGYLIKTESSLTINLNTRLVHSTMSSRSNSMESTSSNKPHTGGDIRWDAVNYLKARGVKLGISDFRVLKRLGYGDIGSVYLVELKGAHKTTYYAMKVMDRASLVSRNKLLRAQTEREILSQLDHPFLPTLYSHFETDKFYCLVMEFCSGGNLYSLRQKQPNKCFTEEAARFFASEVLLALEYLHMLGIVYRDLKPENVLVRDDGHIMLSDFDLSLRCSVNPTLVKSPSVHVSSSKTTTGIINDDAAVQGCYQPSTFFPRILHSSKKNRKSKSDIGEGSLPELMAEPANVKSMSFVGTHEYLAPEIIRNEGHGSAVDWWTFGIFIYELLHGATPFKGQGNKATLYNVIGQPLRFPEHSQVSSTAKDLIKGLLVKEPQKRIAYKRGATEIKQHPFFEGVNWALIRGQTPPHVPEPVDFSCYERKEKEKEKEFLPVLAAAVADGGKEKKVCDKATRAGSDPDYIDFEYF; the protein is encoded by the exons ATGTTACTAAAGCCCGGAAGCAAGGCTGTCTCGCCGAAG AAGAGTCTCCATCGTGACTCGGCCTCAACATCTCAACAACAATCTAGCAAAGATATGGAGAAACAATTTGATCAAAAGACAAAGAAGGTTGAGGGATATCTAATAAAAACAGAGTCGTCTCTCACCATCAATCTTAATACCCGACTCGTACACAGTACCATGAGCTCACGAAGCAACAGCATGGAAAGCACATCATCCAACAAGCCTCACACGGGAGGAGATATCAGGTGGGACGCGGTGAACTATCTGAAAGCGAGAGGAGTCAAGCTCGGAATCAGCGATTTCCGCGTTCTGAAACGGCTAGGTTACGGAGATATAGGAAGTGTTTATCTCGTTGAGCTCAAAGGAGCACACAAGACGACGTACTACGCGATGAAAGTGATGGATAGGGCTTCTCTTGTGAGCAGGAACAAGCTGTTGAGAGCTCAGACGGAGAGAGAGATCTTGTCTCAGCTTGATCATCCTTTCTTGCCTACTCTTTACTCTCACTTCGAGACTGATAAGTTCTATTGCTTGGTCATGGAGTTTTGTAGCGGAGGCAATCTTTATTCCTTGAGACAGAAGCAACCTAATAAATGTTTCACAGAAGAAGCTGCAAG GTTCTTTGCATCAGAAGTGCTACTAGCGTTAGAATACTTACACATGCTCGGAATCGTTTACCGTGATTTAAAGCCAGAGAACGTTCTGGTTCGAGACGACGGTCACATCATGCTCTCCGACTTCGACTTATCTCTCCGTTGCTCAGTCAACCCAACACTCGTCAAATCTCCCTCCGTCCACGTCAGCAGCAGCAAAACCACCACCGGAATCATCAACGACGACGCGGCGGTCCAAGGATGCTACCAACCATCAACCTTCTTCCCGCGAATCCTCCACTCCTCCAAGAAGAACCGAAAGTCAAAATCCGACATCGGCGAGGGATCACTACCGGAACTCATGGCAGAGCCCGCGAACGTGAAGTCAATGTCTTTCGTCGGGACTCACGAGTACTTAGCGCCGGAGATTATACGCAACGAAGGCCACGGGAGCGCCGTGGACTGGTGGACGTTCGGGATCTTTATCTACGAGCTTCTCCACGGAGCGACGCCGTTTAAAGGGCAGGGAAACAAAGCGACGCTTTATAACGTGATAGGGCAGCCGCTGAGGTTCCCGGAGCATTCTCAGGTGAGTTCCACGGCGAAGGATTTGATCAAAGGTTTGCTGGTGAAAGAGCCACAGAAGAGGATCGCGTATAAGAGAGGCGCGACGGAGATCAAGCAGCATCCCTTCTTTGAAGGTGTGAACTGGGCGTTGATCCGGGGACAGACCCCGCCGCATGTGCCGGAGCCGGTGGATTTTTCGTGTTACGAGAGGAAGGAGAAGGAGAAGGAGAAGGAGTTTTTGCCGGTGTTGGCGGCGGCGGTCGCAGACGGAGGGAAGGAGAAGAAGGTGTGTGATAAAGCTACACGGGCTGGGAGTGATCCTGATTACATCGATTTTGAATATTTCTAG
- the LOC106295453 gene encoding thiosulfate/3-mercaptopyruvate sulfurtransferase 2 isoform X1, which translates to MASTLLSRTLLVAGRCVINPSLSSTLPQKSRGFATILNKRAFSSQLRSAYSAPYVGRVMASSIGVGPKAGYATSSMSTKEPVVSVDWLHSNLREADIKVLDASWYMPHEQRNPIQEYQVAHIPGALFFDLDGISDRRTNLPHMLPSEEAFAAACSALGIENKDGVVVYDGKGIFSAARVWWMFRVFGHENVWVLDGGLPKWRASGYDVESSATSDAILKANAASEVVEKIYKGQSISPVTFKTKFQPHLVWTLDQVKENMENKTYQHIDARAKARFDGTAPEPRKGIPSGHIPRSKCVPFPQMFDSSQILLPAEELKKRFEEEDISMDSPIMASCGTGVTACILALGLHRLGKTDVPIYDGSWTEWAMEPNMPMVGSSA; encoded by the exons ATGGCTTCGACCCTTCTGTCAAGAACTTTATTGGTAGCTGGTCGCTGCGTGATTAATCCTTCTCTATCTTCTACTCTCCCGCAGAAGTCTCGTGGTTTCGCAACAATTCTGAAT AAGAGAGCATTCAGCTCACAGTTACGCTCTGCCTATTCAGCTCCCTACGTTGGTCGAGTTATGGCTTCTTCTATTGGAGTTGGACCAAAAGCTGGTTACGCGACATCATCCATGTCTACCAAAGAACCAGTTGTTTCTGTTGATTGGCTCCACTCTAATCTCAGAGAGGCTGATATAAAG GTGTTGGATGCCTCATGGTACATGCCACATGAGCAAAGAAACCCAATCCAAGAGTATCAA GTTGCTCATATTCCAGGTGCTCTCTTCTTTGATTTGGATGGAATATCAGATAGAAGAACTAAT TTACCACACATGCTACCGTCTGAGGAAGCTTTTGCTGCTGCTTGTTCTGCTCTTGGAATCGAGAACAAAGATGGAGTGGTTGTGTATGATGGAAAGGGCATCTTTAGCGCAGCTCGGGTTTGGTG GATGTTTAGAGTCTTTGGACATGAAAATGTATGGGTACTTGATGGAGGCTTACCGAAATGGCGTGCTTCAGGCTATGACGTTGAATCTAGTGCTACAAGTGATGCCATTTTGAAAGCCAATGCAGCAAGTGAGGTTGTAGAGAAAATTTATAAAGGACAATCA ATTAGTCCAGTAACTTTCAAGACGAAGTTCCAGCCGCATCTTGTATGGACACTTGATCAG GTCAAGGAAAATATGGAGAATAAGACTTATCAGCACATAGATGCACGTGCAAAAGCTAG ATTTGATGGTACTGCTCCAGAACCTCGCAAAGGAATACCTAGCGGTCATATACCCCGTAGCAAGTGTGTCCCTTTTCCCCAG ATGTTTGATTCTTCTCAAATACTGTTACCAGCTGAGGAGCTTAAGAAACGGTTTGAAGAAGAAG ACATTTCCATGGACAGTCCAATCATGGCCTCATGTGGAACCGGTGTAACAGCTTGTATTTTGGCATTG GGACTTCATCGTCTGGGAAAAACTGATGTGCCAATCTATGATGGATCTTGGACTGAATGGGCAATGGAACCAAACATGCCCATGGTGGGTTCATCAGCATGA
- the LOC106295453 gene encoding thiosulfate/3-mercaptopyruvate sulfurtransferase 1, mitochondrial isoform X2, producing MPHGTCHMSKETQSKSIKLLIFQVLSSLIWMEYQIEELIYHTCYRLRKLLLLLVLLLESRTKMEWLCMMERASLAQLGFGGGMFRVFGHENVWVLDGGLPKWRASGYDVESSATSDAILKANAASEVVEKIYKGQSISPVTFKTKFQPHLVWTLDQVKENMENKTYQHIDARAKARFDGTAPEPRKGIPSGHIPRSKCVPFPQMFDSSQILLPAEELKKRFEEEDISMDSPIMASCGTGVTACILALGLHRLGKTDVPIYDGSWTEWAMEPNMPMVGSSA from the exons ATGCCTCATGGTACATGCCACATGAGCAAAGAAACCCAATCCAAGAGTATCAA GTTGCTCATATTCCAGGTGCTCTCTTCTTTGATTTGGATGGAATATCAGATAGAAGAACTAAT TTACCACACATGCTACCGTCTGAGGAAGCTTTTGCTGCTGCTTGTTCTGCTCTTGGAATCGAGAACAAAGATGGAGTGGTTGTGTATGATGGAAAGGGCATCTTTAGCGCAGCTCGGGTTTGGTGGTGG GATGTTTAGAGTCTTTGGACATGAAAATGTATGGGTACTTGATGGAGGCTTACCGAAATGGCGTGCTTCAGGCTATGACGTTGAATCTAGTGCTACAAGTGATGCCATTTTGAAAGCCAATGCAGCAAGTGAGGTTGTAGAGAAAATTTATAAAGGACAATCA ATTAGTCCAGTAACTTTCAAGACGAAGTTCCAGCCGCATCTTGTATGGACACTTGATCAG GTCAAGGAAAATATGGAGAATAAGACTTATCAGCACATAGATGCACGTGCAAAAGCTAG ATTTGATGGTACTGCTCCAGAACCTCGCAAAGGAATACCTAGCGGTCATATACCCCGTAGCAAGTGTGTCCCTTTTCCCCAG ATGTTTGATTCTTCTCAAATACTGTTACCAGCTGAGGAGCTTAAGAAACGGTTTGAAGAAGAAG ACATTTCCATGGACAGTCCAATCATGGCCTCATGTGGAACCGGTGTAACAGCTTGTATTTTGGCATTG GGACTTCATCGTCTGGGAAAAACTGATGTGCCAATCTATGATGGATCTTGGACTGAATGGGCAATGGAACCAAACATGCCCATGGTGGGTTCATCAGCATGA
- the LOC106344413 gene encoding uncharacterized protein LOC106344413 gives MAQVSLEVWWNGLHALFPTTKGELSTDQTKEGDTEMDDDDDQVFERFSDFMKDGGCKDSFKSLVDCLEPNPRMAKCKEHLPVLKKCMDARINYYEPILALAKATEEKTFAFAKEEIRKMDLAAMNRAQAGGD, from the coding sequence ATGGCCCAAGTTTCTCTAGAAGTATGGTGGAACGGGCTCCACGCCTTATTCCCCACCACCAAGGGAGAATTGTCAACAGATCAAACCAAGGAAGGAGACACAGAGATGGACGACGACGACGACCAAGTATTTGAGAGGTTTTCCGATTTCATGAAGGATGGTGGTTGCAAAGATTCTTTTAAGTCTTTAGTAGACTGTCTTGAGCCTAATCCAAGAATGGCTAAGTGTAAGGAACACCTTCCCGTTCTGAAAAAGTGTATGGATGCTCGCATTAATTACTATGAGCCGATTCTCGCTCTTGCGAAAGCTACAGAGGAAAAGACCTTTGCCTTCGCCAAAGAGGAAATACGAAAGATGGACCTGGCTGCCATGAACCGAGCTCAAGCTGGGGGTGACTGA
- the LOC106344414 gene encoding uncharacterized protein LOC106344414: MIAVELLKNHVLLLTWSCKQPLKGVQNFLDQISSVTNDLNQLMPKKPKDFKWLIDVGEAAWEYFTRERQTPTPPPQTTPPPQPTLPKTSPPTPPIRLFDGTGKERLKIPPHFPSTFV; the protein is encoded by the exons ATGATAGCAGTTGAGCTCTTAAAGAATCATGTCCTTCTTCTAACATGGAGCTGCAAACAACCTTTGAAGGGAGTCCAAAATTTCCTAGATCAGATTTCTTCGGTCACT AATGATTTGAACCAACTCATGCCTAAGAAGCCAAAGGACTTTAAGTGGTTGATTGACGTCGGCGAAGCTGCGTGGGAGTATTTTACCAGGGAAAGGCAGACGCCGACGCCGCCGCCGCAGACAACTCCGCCGCCGCAGCCAACTCTGCCGAAAACTTCGCCGCCTACGCCGCCGATTCGTCTTTTCGATGGAACAGGGAAAGAGCGCTTGAAGATTCCACCGCACTTCCCAAGTACGTTTGTGTGA
- the LOC106344415 gene encoding uncharacterized protein LOC106344415, whose protein sequence is MASTGGGPKTGHATSSMSTNEPVVSVDWLHSNLKEADVFLKNKFYQAMAFLTDGDSEGGNPSGGDGGGGSASTGTKEGDMLRVSLMDSEAREVQGGTSNIVKAGTQGENEGGRTGATVGSPISIKDDASKTNSPWLKNSQAGPSVPVIEVVGGVASMQIPEDIFDESELLWKSFVVGYFIGDAPHIGSVHATVNRIWSTPKAGSKIDVQFIEKNTVLFRIDNSQMRTRVLQMKYWHIANVPLVVNVWSPESALNPPDLTSMPLWVDLCGVPNDLYSHKGLKCLTRAVGRFVKLHPNTERCIRLDVARVLTEVNLHEPLVKKITFKDKEGVERDIGVNFPWLPPRCTVCRKWGHKAQDCTGKEVKLLKKPEEEEKGAQVEILADVEKDVGLNGRALSDLLQDLEAITPRPAIRASSNDLETDIIHKALDEQHLQAREKAQGIQLIEPTTEAFHTNDTCGWENAHGGRKGTEIGGNQSHQEVLQNQRADGKGIAVSPSRFSPLQDIVEDEEEEEEELLKEVEDGEILESKAAGKKVQRTQAVSSRRSVAGGKQARGKVARSKDLLYVGMQGTTKKTSGRKL, encoded by the coding sequence ATGGCTTCTACTGGAGGTGGACCAAAAACTGGTCACGCAACATCATCTATGTCTACCAATGAACCTGTTGTTTCTGTTGATTGGCTCCACTCTAATCTTAAAGAGGCTGATGTCTTCCTTAAGAACAAGTTCTATCAGGCGATGGCGTTTCTTACGGATGGCGATTCTGAAGGGGGAAACCCTAGTGGAGGCGATGGCGGCGGAGGCTCCGCCTCGACAGGCACAAAGGAAGGGGATATGTTACGTGTTTCACTGATGGATTCCGAGGCGAGAGAAGTGCAAGGCGGTACTTCGAATATCGTTAAGGCGGGGACGCAAGGGGAGAATGAGGGAGGGAGAACGGGGGCTACGGTTGGTTCTCCAATCTCCATTAAGGATGATGCCAGTAAGACTAATTCTCCATGGTTGAAGAATAGTCAGGCCGGTCCTTCGGTACCGGTAATTGAAGTTGTCGGAGGAGTGGCTTCGATGCAAATTCCAGAGGATATCTTTGATGAGTCTGAATTGCTGTGGAAATCATTTGTAGTAGGCTATTTCATTGGAGATGCCCCTCATATTGGCTCAGTGCATGCGACTGTAAATCGCATTTGGTCTACGCCCAAAGCTGGATCAAAGATTGATGTGCAGTTTATTGAGAAGAATACTGTTCTGTTTCGTATTGATAACAGTCAGATGAGGACTCGTGTGTTGCAGATGAAATATTGGCACATTGCAAATGTTCCATTAGTGGTAAATGTTTGGTCTCCGGAGTCGGCACTCAACCCTCCTGACCTGACTTCGATGCCGCTATGGGTTGATTTGTGTGGAGTTCCAAATGATCTTTATTCACATAAAGGTCTGAAGTGTCTGACAAGAGCAGTAGGGCGTTTTGTTAAGCTGCATCCAAACACGGAGAGATGTATTCGATTGGATGTAGCGCGTGTTCTGACTGAAGTGAATCTTCATGAACCTTTGGTGAAAAAGATCACTTTTAAAGATAAGGAAGGAGTGGAAAGAGATATTGGGGTGAACTTCCCTTGGCTTCCACCTCGTTGTACTGTATGTAGGAAATGGGGGCATAAGGCACAAGACTGTACTGGAAAGGAAGTCAAACTGCTGAAGAAACCAGAAGAAGAAGAGAAAGGGGCGCAAGTAGAGATATTGGCTGATGTTGAAAAGGATGTTGGGTTGAATGGTAGGGCTCTAAGTGATCTTCTTCAGGATCTGGAAGCGATCACTCCTCGACCTGCTATACGTGCTTCATCCAATGATTTGGAAACTGATATCATTCATAAGGCCTTAGATGAGCAGCATTTACAGGCTAGAGAAAAGGCACAAGGGATCCAGTTGATTGAGCCGACCACCGAAGCATTTCACACTAATGATACGTGTGGTTGGGAAAATGCTCATGGAGGGAGGAAAGGGACAGAAATAGGTGGTAATCAGAGCCACCAGGAAGTACTGCAAAATCAACGTGCAGATGGGAAAGGAATTGCCGTTTCACCATCCAGATTTAGTCCTCTACAAGATATCGTAGAGGATGAAGAGGAAGAGGAAGAAGAGCTATTAAAAGAAGTTGAGGATGGGGAGATCTTGGAGAGTAAAGCAGCAGGAAAGAAAGTTCAGCGAACGCAAGCAGTGAGTAGTAGGCGTTCCGTAGCGGGTGGGAAGCAAGCGAGGGGCAAGGTTGCTCGTTCTAAGGATCTACTGTATGTGGGGATGCAGGGCACAACGAAAAAAACTTCCGGTAGGAAGTTATGA
- the LOC106294290 gene encoding myb-related protein Zm1-like yields the protein MGKGRAPCCDKTKVKRGQWSYDEDLKLISFINKYGHENWRSLPEQAGLLRCGKSCRLRWINYLRPDVKRGNFSVEEEETIIKLHQSIGSKWSKIASKLPGRTDNEIKNVWHTHLKKRLSSNTNLNADRDEAATKGYLNREETSQESSPNASMSFGGSKISSKEDGVQIGQTFQYLEGHSEVTRTLQEVDKPELLEIPFGVDPEIWSFINGLDSFQQPENSLAPWAHQDSQEDEVEKWFKHLETDLGLEENDS from the exons ATGGGCAAAGGAAGAGCGCCATGTTGTGACAAAACCAAAGTGAAGAGAGGACAATGGAGCTACGACGAAGACCTGAAACTCATCTCTTTCATTAACAAGTATGGTCATGAGAATTGGAGATCTCTCCCAGAACAAGCTG GATTGTTGAGGTGTGGCAAGAGTTGTCGTCTTCGATGGATTAACTACCTCAGGCCTGATGTGAAACGTGGCAATTTTAGCGTAGAGGAAGAAGAAACCATCATTAAACTTCACCAGAGCATTGGAAGCAA GTGGTCGAAGATTGCTTCTAAACTGCCAGGACGAACAGACAACGAGATAAAGAATGTGTGGCATACCCATCTCAAGAAAAGATTGAGCTCGAACACCAACCTTAATGCCGATCGTGATGAAGCGGCAACAAAAGGTTATTTGAATAGAGAAGAGACATCTCAAGAGTCATCCCCTAATGCGTCTATGTCTTTTGGTGGCTCCAAGATTTCTAGCAAAGAAGACGGTGTACAGATAGGTCAAACGTTTCAGTATTTAGAAGGTCATAGCGAAGTTACGAGGACGTTACAAGAGGTAGACAAACCAGAGCTGCTGGAGATACCTTTTGGTGTAGATCCTGAAATATGGAGTTTCATTAATGGTTTAGATTCATTCCAACAACCTGAGAACAGTTTGGCTCCATGGGCTCATCAAGACTCCCAAGAAGATGAAGTTGAGAAATGGTTCAAGCACCTGGAAACCGATCTCGGGTTAGAAGAAAACGATAGCTAA